The Christiangramia salexigens genome includes the window TTAGCGATCTCCAATGTTGCTCTTAAAAAAAAGGATAGGGTTGGATTACTGGCCTTTTCAAAAGAGATACATGCTATACAAAAAGCAGGTTCAAAACTTAGTCAATTAAACAAGATCATGGAGGCCATGTATAATATAGATACCGGCTTTTATGACAGTGATTATAGCCTTCTATATTCAAGAATACGGAAAAACCTGCCTCAACGAAGTCTGCTCCTGCTCTATACTAATTTTGAACATATGTCTGCCCTTAAGCGACAACTCCCATATTTAAAGGCTCTTTCCAGAAAGCATCTATTAGTAGTTATATTCTTCAGGAATACAGAAATTTTAAAATTAACCGGCCTGAATCCGGAAACCATCGGCGAAAATGCAGAGCAAACCATCGCCGAACAGTTCATCCACGATAAAAATTTAATGCTAAAGGAGCTTCTACGCCATAATATTCAAAGCATCCTAACGACTCCTAAGGAATTGAGTGTAAATACAATTAATAAGTATTTGGAGATCAAATCGCGGGGGCTGATCTAAAAATATACAGTTCAGAGTCTTAAAACTACAATTCGGTAATCAGTTTTTCTGAAGCAGGTATTATAAGAATAGGTTTGTTAAAAATAAACAATCTATATTATGAAAACTATAGCCTTATTACTCGCGATGTTGCTTGGTACGTTTGTGCAAGCCCAAACACAGGATGAAGGTATACTCCAGGTCGAGGTGCCTAATGTACAATCTGCAGAAGGTGCAGTTCTCTTTGCGCTTTATACAGAATCTAATTTTATGAAACCAGACGCAGGTATCACTGCAAGGTCTGAAATCATGGATGGTAAAGCCAGTGTAAGTTTTGATAACCTAGCTCCCGGCACTTATGCGATCCTGGTTCTACATGATAAGAACAATAACCAAAAGATGGATTTTGACAGCAACGGAATGCCTTTGGAAAATTTTGGCAGCAGCGGAGACACCATAAATTACGCCCCCCCTAACTGGCCGAATTCACAATTTAAATTCGAAGGTGGGACAAAAACGATAGAAATCAGATTTTAATTTATAACTATGAGAACTACATTAATTTTTATAATCGCCGGCTTAATGAACTTCACATTTGGCTTTACTCAACATTATAAAACCGACGAGCTGGCCAAAGAGCAGATTAGCAAGCTAAAATCATTTACCGGAAACTGGGAAGGTTCAGGATGGAAAATGGAACCCGATGGGTCACGCTATGATTTTACACAAACCGAAAAAATTAGTTTTAAACTGGATTCAACCAGCCTGCTTATTCAAGGCAAAGGCTTGCGTAAAGAAGAAGTGATCCACAATGCGATGGCAGTGGTCACCTATAATTCAACTACAGGAGATTATGATTTTCATAGTTTTCTGCAAAATGGAAGAAAAGGCGAATTCCCTGCCCGCCTGATCAATAATAAGTTCTATTGGTATCCAGATCAACAAACCCGTTATATCATAGAGATAAATGAAGAAGGGCACTGGTTTGAAGTTGGCGAGTTTAGACAGAATGATGAATGGAAACAATTCTTTGAAATGACCCTGCAAAAGAAATAAATCCTGAAAATGAAGAAGTTAGGAAAGTCGTTTGTTAAAGAAATGTTTTATTATAGGCAAAACTAAGTGTATTCCTAATTTAAATAAGAAAAACTTATACATTTGCAGGTATACTAAACATATTCCCATGACGATAACCCAGTTACACTACGTACTGGCTGTAGCCGAACATCAGAATTTCACAAAAGCTGCCCAAAAGGTTTTTGTCACCCAGCCTACTCTGAGCATGCAGATACAAAAGCTTGAAGAGGAACTGGAGATTACCATTTTTGATCGTACCAAGAAACCGATCCAACTAACCGAGGTTGGACAGAAGATCGTGCAGCAGGCCAGAAATATTGTCAACGAGAGTGACAGGATTCAAGACATTGTAGATCAACAGAAAGGGTTTATTGGAGGTGTATTCAGGCTAGGGGTAATCCCAACCGTGATGCCAACCCTTTTACCTATGTTCCTGGGTAATTTTATAAAGAAATATCCTAAAGTAAAGCTTAAGATCGAAGAGCTTCATACCGAAGCAATTCTGGAAAAACTTAAAGAAGGACATCTGGATGCTGCTATTGCAGCAACTCCGCTTGAAGTTGAAGGCATAAAGGAAAATCCGTTATACTATGAACCCTTTGTGGCTTATATCCCGAAAGATCATAAATTCAATAAATCGGATAAGCTGGACGTAAACGATCTGGATATAGATGATATGCTGTTGCTTGAAGACGGACATTGCTTTAAAGACGGGATCATAAATTTATGTAAAGCCAGTAAGGAATATGATGATGAACAACTACAGCTTGAGAGTGGTAGTTTTGAAACACTAATAAAACTAGCCAACGAAGGTCTGGGAATGACCCTTTTACCCTATCTGCATACCCTGGACCTAAAGGAGTCTGAAATGAAGAATCTAAAAATGTTCAAGGACCCAGTTCCTGCTCGAGAGGTAAGTCTTATCTATAATCGTAGTGAACTAAAGATGCAGATCATAGAAGCTCTTCGCAGCACTATAGCCGGGGTAGTGAAAGGAGCCATTACCTTTCAAAATGTTCAGATAATAAGTCCTCTCAACAAACAGAAAGAATTTAATTCATAATAACAAAAAAGCGGCTTTTCAGCCGCTTTTTCAATTATTTAAATAAATTAAACATTCATTCAGTTCAGGATTCTGCCTTGTTAAAGAAATAATCCAAAGTCTTAGTTCTTCGATCTCGTGAGGCAGTAAACGCTGTATAGCTTTCTTAACCTCTTTACAGAATAATTTAGAATCAAAACTTACTTTATCCAGTACAGTTTTGGTGTATTCAAACATCGCTCTCGCCATAATTTGAAATAGATTTAAGTTAATGTTAGGTTGATAAAAATGAGTCGAAATATACTATAAGCATCAATTTTGGTTATTTAAATATAGTAAATTATAACTTATTTTAACAAAAAATTTAGGAAATTATTAATTTTAGAAGCGATTATCGCCACTTAATACATCTCCCAGACCTCCTAATATACTGCCTTCACCTTTATCCTTGCCACCTCTCTGAGGTGCTGCCTGATGTACCCTATTTGCCAAACGACTAAATGGTAAGGACTGTATATAAACAGTTCCCGGACCGGTTAGGCTTGCAAAAAACAGACCTTCACCTCCAAAAAACGTGTTACGGATACCACCAACAAATTCAATATCATAATCTATATCCTGAGTAAAACCGATGATACAACCTGTATCTACCTTAAGTTTTTCTCCGGGTGCCAGTTCCTTTCTGGCCATTGTTCCACCGGCATGAACAAATGCCATCCCGTCACCCTCCACTTTTTGCATGATGAAACCTTCGCCACCAAAGAGTCCCCTGCCCAGTTTTTTATTGAATTCAATTCCAATGGAAACCCCTTTAGCCGCACATAAAAAAGCATCTTTCTGGCAAATGAATTTACCCCGGAATTCTGTAAGATCAATAGGAATGATCTTACCTGGATAAGGTGAAGCGAAACTAATACGTTTTATTGCCGAACCATTATTGGAGAAGATAGTCATAAAAAGACTTTCACCTGTAAGCAGGCGTTTTCCTGCACCGAGAACTTTTCCAAGGAAGCCTTCATTCTGTTTAGAACCGTCCCCAAAAATGGTATCCATTTTGATCCCATCATCCATCATCATAAAGTTTCCGGCTTCTGCAATAACAGCTTCCCTGGGGTCCAGTTCTAGCTCAACATATTGCATTTCTTCCCCGTAAATTCTATAATCTATTTCGTGTGCATTCATATTGATAACATATTATTTTTGGTTCTTTAGCTTAATCGTCCACTCAAATTCAAACACCGATACCTCCGTTCCCTCCTCGTTAATACCAACAGATTTCATCCAGAAATTTTGGCCCTCTCCGGTTTCTATGGTTTTGGTGATCGCTTCATCAATCAATTTACCATCATAACAATTAAAAGATATTCTACCTGTAGCTTTTTTAGAAAAAACCGATCTGTTCTGAGCGACTAGCATGGAAATGTTACTTCCAGACTTCTTGATCTTGCTCATAACAAGTGCTCCGGTACTAAGTTCTGCCGCCATAGCCTGTACAGCAAAATACATCGAATTAAAAGGATTTTGATTGATCCAACGGTGTTTAACCCCTACTTCACACTGAGTTTCGTCGAGATGTTTTACTCTTACGCCGCAGATCCAGGCGCTTGGCAATTTTAGAATTAAAAATGAATTAAGTCCTGATGGTGAAAGCTCCATATATAATTAAGTTTTCTGATTGAATTCATTAAAAGTAGTCAATAAGTTTCAGATAAGTATTCTTAATTTTTTGTTAAAGTTTAGTACTTTGTTTTGCATACTACCTTCTTTTAGACATATATTTGTATAAGAAAATAATAGGTAATGAAAACAGAATCAATCAATCAAAACAAAACCTTGGTAACCGTACTTCATCTATCGGTGTTTACCAAGTATTTTATTCCGCTAGGGAATTTCATCTTTCCCATGTTATTATGGCTAAGCCGCAAACAGGATGCATTCGTAGATCATCACGGCAGGAATGCACTGAACTTTCAGATCAGTATGTTCCTTTATACGGTATTCCTCGTGGCAGTTGGCGCAGCAGCCATGGTATACTTCGGAATAAAATTAAGCCTGGGACAGGCGTTCTTTATGGAGCATGGTCCCGAATTTCCCGGAAACTTTTCAGATGCCCTGCCCTTCATCATCACTGCAGGAATTCTTGGGATCCTCCTTTTAGGGCTTTTTATTTTAGAGCTTTTTGCAGTCATCAGTGCAAGTTTAAAGGCCAGTGAAGGGAAATTATACAATTACCCATTGAGTATCCGGTTCATTGGTTCCGGAGACTCAGAAGAGTCTAACCATCAAAATCATCAATCAAAAAATGAACAGTTTAATTCTACAGAAAAACAAAGACTATGAAGATCGAAAACACAAAAGCCCAGATGCGTAAGGGCGTTCTGGAATACTGCATACTCTCGGTACTTCGTGATGAAGATGCCTATGTTGCAGAGATCCTGGACACCTTAAAGGACGCAAAGTTACTGGTGGTTGAAGGTACTATATATCCCTTGCTCACCAGACTTAAGAATGCCGGACTTCTCTCCTATCGTTGGGAGGAATCTACAAGCGGGCCACCAAGAAAATACTATGGTCTTACCGAAACAGGCAAAATATTTCTCAGAGAACTAACAGGAACCTGGGATGAGTTGCAAACAGCAGTTAACATCGTAACCACTCAAAAAAAGAAGAATCATGAATAAGACAGTAAATATAAATCTTGCCGGCATTTTCTTTCATATAGATGAGGATGCATACGCCAGACTCCAGCGTTATCTGGATGCTGTTAGGCACTCATTCTCCAATACTCAGGGTCGTGAAGAAATCATTTCTGATATCGAGGCTCGTATTGCTGAATTATTTAACGAGAAACTAAAAAATGAACGTCAGGTCATAAGCATCAAAGAAGTCGAAGAGGTTATCGCAATTATGGGGCAACCAGAAGATTATATGGTAGACGAAGAGATCTTTGAAGATGAACCGGTACGTACTAAAACAGGTCCTTCAACCGGAAAACGCCTTTTCAGAGACCCTCAGCATGGGTATGTAGGCGGAGTATCATCGGGATTAGGTCACTATCTTGGGATCGAAGCGATCTGGATTAGACTTTTATGGATCTTACTTACCATTTTCTCCAGTGGAGCATTTATATTGATCTATATCGCTTTCTGGATTTTCGTGCCAGAAGCAAAAACCACAGCCGATAAACTGGCTATGCGCGGAGAGGAGGTAACCATCAGCAATATCGAAAGAAAGATACGCGAGGGTTTTCATGATGTTTCAGATAGTATTAAAAGTGTAGACTATGAGAAATATGGTAAAAAGGCCAGCGCCGGAGCCAGTTCTGCAGCTACAAGCCTGGGAGAGATCATCAGGTTCTGTCTGAAACTATTCGTAAAGTTCATTGGTATCATTTTGCTTTTATTTTCGGGAACCATTCTAATCGGGTTATTTGTTAGTCTCATTGCGGTTGGTATTTTTGGAATAATAGAGGCACCATGGACAGATTATATAGAAATGGTAAATACAGGTGCACCCTTATGGTTAACCTCATTGCTTGCTTTATTTGTAATTGGGGTGCCCTTCTTCTTCCTTTTTATCCTTGGGTTG containing:
- a CDS encoding DUF2141 domain-containing protein, translated to MKTIALLLAMLLGTFVQAQTQDEGILQVEVPNVQSAEGAVLFALYTESNFMKPDAGITARSEIMDGKASVSFDNLAPGTYAILVLHDKNNNQKMDFDSNGMPLENFGSSGDTINYAPPNWPNSQFKFEGGTKTIEIRF
- a CDS encoding DUF4442 domain-containing protein — translated: MELSPSGLNSFLILKLPSAWICGVRVKHLDETQCEVGVKHRWINQNPFNSMYFAVQAMAAELSTGALVMSKIKKSGSNISMLVAQNRSVFSKKATGRISFNCYDGKLIDEAITKTIETGEGQNFWMKSVGINEEGTEVSVFEFEWTIKLKNQK
- a CDS encoding TIGR00266 family protein, whose translation is MNAHEIDYRIYGEEMQYVELELDPREAVIAEAGNFMMMDDGIKMDTIFGDGSKQNEGFLGKVLGAGKRLLTGESLFMTIFSNNGSAIKRISFASPYPGKIIPIDLTEFRGKFICQKDAFLCAAKGVSIGIEFNKKLGRGLFGGEGFIMQKVEGDGMAFVHAGGTMARKELAPGEKLKVDTGCIIGFTQDIDYDIEFVGGIRNTFFGGEGLFFASLTGPGTVYIQSLPFSRLANRVHQAAPQRGGKDKGEGSILGGLGDVLSGDNRF
- a CDS encoding LysR family transcriptional regulator, with translation MTITQLHYVLAVAEHQNFTKAAQKVFVTQPTLSMQIQKLEEELEITIFDRTKKPIQLTEVGQKIVQQARNIVNESDRIQDIVDQQKGFIGGVFRLGVIPTVMPTLLPMFLGNFIKKYPKVKLKIEELHTEAILEKLKEGHLDAAIAATPLEVEGIKENPLYYEPFVAYIPKDHKFNKSDKLDVNDLDIDDMLLLEDGHCFKDGIINLCKASKEYDDEQLQLESGSFETLIKLANEGLGMTLLPYLHTLDLKESEMKNLKMFKDPVPAREVSLIYNRSELKMQIIEALRSTIAGVVKGAITFQNVQIISPLNKQKEFNS
- a CDS encoding DUF4870 domain-containing protein, which encodes MKTESINQNKTLVTVLHLSVFTKYFIPLGNFIFPMLLWLSRKQDAFVDHHGRNALNFQISMFLYTVFLVAVGAAAMVYFGIKLSLGQAFFMEHGPEFPGNFSDALPFIITAGILGILLLGLFILELFAVISASLKASEGKLYNYPLSIRFIGSGDSEESNHQNHQSKNEQFNSTEKQRL
- a CDS encoding PadR family transcriptional regulator, producing MKIENTKAQMRKGVLEYCILSVLRDEDAYVAEILDTLKDAKLLVVEGTIYPLLTRLKNAGLLSYRWEESTSGPPRKYYGLTETGKIFLRELTGTWDELQTAVNIVTTQKKKNHE
- a CDS encoding PspC domain-containing protein: MNKTVNINLAGIFFHIDEDAYARLQRYLDAVRHSFSNTQGREEIISDIEARIAELFNEKLKNERQVISIKEVEEVIAIMGQPEDYMVDEEIFEDEPVRTKTGPSTGKRLFRDPQHGYVGGVSSGLGHYLGIEAIWIRLLWILLTIFSSGAFILIYIAFWIFVPEAKTTADKLAMRGEEVTISNIERKIREGFHDVSDSIKSVDYEKYGKKASAGASSAATSLGEIIRFCLKLFVKFIGIILLLFSGTILIGLFVSLIAVGIFGIIEAPWTDYIEMVNTGAPLWLTSLLALFVIGVPFFFLFILGLKILVKNLKSFGRIALLTLLGVWLLAAIGLTIIGITHATHRAFDGEVTSTEKLMITPNDTLFLRMKSNPDLSVSTNRSSDFRIEYLDNKRILVGRDIRLIVKSTKDSLGKIEIMRSAEGKNYDEAKKRAENIAYETSFLGNELLLNSYFTSDAAQKYRDQEVQITLYIPEGTTIFADRNTYSFHRNTDYYGDILNNGDEGYFLKVIENETLCLDCPIEEWDSEDETDWDEDENSDWENAEDDWDTSDDFNASVKVNDQEVNISLENSSPKKSKKKISQIKISENGIDIKHN